The Notoacmeibacter ruber DNA segment ATCGGCGCCGGCGTTTCCTATACCGACGCTCTTGAAAGCCTGGCCGCTCATATACCGGCATTCGAGCCGCTTCTCTGGCGGATTGGCGGCAACCAGATCCGCAATATGGGGACTGTCGGCGGCAATATCGCAAACGGCTCTCCGATCGGAGACATGCCGCCACCGCTGATCGCTCTCGATGCAAGACTTCATCTGCGCAAGGGTGAGGAGCGACGCGCTCTCTCTCTGGAGCGCTTCTTCATCGAATATGGAAAACAGGACAGGCAGGACGGCGAATTTGTCGAGGCCGTCTCCGTTCCCCTGCCCTCTTCCAGCGCAAAGGTCGCGATCCACAAAGTTAGCAAGCGAAGGGACGAAGACATTACGGCCGTGCTCGGCGCTTTCCATCTTCAACTGGATGTCAGCGGCAAAGTCGATTCGATCCGCATCGCGTATGGCGGTATGGCCGGTGTTCCGAAACGCGCAATGGCAGTGGAGAAGAGACTGGCCGGTGCACCATGGACGCTCGATAGCATCGAAGCCGCCATCGCCGCATTCGACGATGACTTCAAGCCGCTGAGCGATATGCGTGCCTCGGCGGACTACCGGATGCTCGTCGCCCGAAATCTTCTTCGGCGTTTCTTTCATGAAACGACGGGCGACGCAGCTCAAACCATGGAGGCAGCGGAATGAACGAGGTTCTCGCGCGAGGTTCCGACCGCAGCCACGACGACCAGGCCAAGGTCGAAGGGGCTGCGGCCTTGTCCGATGCGCATGAACATGCGCCGGTGCATCAGCCCAAACGACACGATTCTGCTCATCTGCACGTTGCCGGACGTGCGCCCTACACCGACGATCTGCCAGAGCCGCCCGGCACGCTGCACGCCTATCTCGGTCTTTCGACCATAGCCAATGGCCGCATCCGCGCGATCGACCTGGAAAAGGTTCGAAGGCAGCCGGGCGTCCGGGCCGTCATTACGGGAGACGAGCTATCGCACAATGATGCGAGCGCCTGGCAGATCGGCGACGAGCCGTTCCTGACGACCGGAAAGATCGATTTTCTCGGCCAGCCGATCTTCATGGTGATAGCCGACAGCCGCAAGGCGGCGCGCCACGCCTGCGCCCATGCCCACATACAATATGATGAAGAGGCGCCGATCCTGACGGTCGACGAGGCGCGGGACGCCGGGGGCAAAACCGTTATCGACGGCATGACCCTTGAGAGAGGCGATGCCGACGCCGCCATCGCCGGAGCGCCGCGCAAGCTGACGGGCTCCATGCTGATCGGCGGACAGGATCACTTCTATCTGGAAGGCCAGATCGCCTTCGCCGTGCCGGGTGAAGACGGCACGATGACGGTCTACTCCTCGACGCAGCATCCATCCGAAACGCAGATGCTTATCGCTCACACACTGCATCGGCCGGCCGCCATGGTGACGGTCGAAGTCCGGCGCATGGGTGGTGCATTCGGCGGTAAGGAATCGCAGGCCAATCTGTTTGCGGCGCTCGCCGCTTTTGCCGCCGACCGCCTTGGCGTTCCGATCAAGATTCGGCCGGACCGCGATGACGATATGGTCGCTACCGGAAAGCGGCATGATTTTCGCGCGGACTATGAAGTCGGTTTCGACGATGACGGCCGCGTCCACGGGGTGAAATTCGTCTATGGCGCGCGCTGCGGCTTTTCCGCCGATTTGTCGGGGCCGGTGACCGATCGGGCACTTTTCCACTGCGACAACGCCTATTACTGGCCTGCGGTCCGGGCCGTTTCGCAACCGCTCTTCACCAACACCGTGAGCAACACCGCTTTTCGCGGCTTCGGCGGCCCCCAAGGCATGATGGGAGCCGAACGCGTCATCGACGAAGTCGCGTTCGCGACCGGACTGGACCCGCTTGAGGTTCGCCAGCGCAACTTCTACGGCGAAGGCGACAGGACAACGACACCCTATCACCAGCAGGTGGAAGACTTCATCCTGCCGCGTATCATCGACGAACTTCTCGAAAGTTCCAAATACGAGCACCGCCGAAAGGCGCTCCAGGAGGCCAACCGGTCCGCCCGAGGCTTCAAGCGGCGGGGCATTGCGCTGACACCCGTCAAGTTCGGCATCTCGTTCACGGCGACGCATCTTAACCAGGCCGGCGCGCTGGTCCATGTCTATACGGACGGGTCCATCCACCTGAACCATGGCGGCACCGAAATGGGTCAGGGCCTGAACACGAAGGTGGCGCAGGTGGTCGCGGCCGTTTTCGGAGTTCCGCTTGAACAGGTGCGCATCACGGCAACGTCCACGGGCAAGGTCCCGAACACCTCGGCGACGGCCGCTTCATCCGGCGCAGATATGAACGGCATGGCAGCCAAGATCGCAGCGGAAACGATTCGCCAGCGTCTCGTCGATTACGCCGCCGAGGAGCATGGCGTGCCCGCCGAACAGATCGCCTTTCGCGAAAGCAATGTGCTGATCGGCAACCGGGAAGTGCTTTTCTCTGACCTCGTCAAGGAAGCCTACGCCGCGCGCATTCAGCTATCTTCGACCGGTTATTACCGTACGCCAAAGATTCATTGGGACCGCGCCTCGGGCAAAGGTCACCCATTCTATTACTTCGCTTACGGCGCGGCGGTCGCAGAGGTCGAGATCGACACGCTGACCGGCGAATACACGGTCGAGAGAGTGGATATTCTCCATGAAACCGGCAAGAGTCTGAACCCCGCAATCGATATCGGCCAGATCGAGGGCGGATTCGCGCAGGGCATGGGTTGGCTAACGACGGAAGAACTGGTCTGGGACGAGAAGGGCCGACTGCGCACCCACGCGCCTTCCACCTATAAGATTCCTGTCGCCTCGGACATGCCGCGCGAGTTCAATGTCAGGCTGGCCGATTGGGCGCGCGCCAACGAACCGACCGTTTTTCGCAGCAAGGCTGTGGGAGAAC contains these protein-coding regions:
- the xdhB gene encoding xanthine dehydrogenase molybdopterin binding subunit, with the translated sequence MNEVLARGSDRSHDDQAKVEGAAALSDAHEHAPVHQPKRHDSAHLHVAGRAPYTDDLPEPPGTLHAYLGLSTIANGRIRAIDLEKVRRQPGVRAVITGDELSHNDASAWQIGDEPFLTTGKIDFLGQPIFMVIADSRKAARHACAHAHIQYDEEAPILTVDEARDAGGKTVIDGMTLERGDADAAIAGAPRKLTGSMLIGGQDHFYLEGQIAFAVPGEDGTMTVYSSTQHPSETQMLIAHTLHRPAAMVTVEVRRMGGAFGGKESQANLFAALAAFAADRLGVPIKIRPDRDDDMVATGKRHDFRADYEVGFDDDGRVHGVKFVYGARCGFSADLSGPVTDRALFHCDNAYYWPAVRAVSQPLFTNTVSNTAFRGFGGPQGMMGAERVIDEVAFATGLDPLEVRQRNFYGEGDRTTTPYHQQVEDFILPRIIDELLESSKYEHRRKALQEANRSARGFKRRGIALTPVKFGISFTATHLNQAGALVHVYTDGSIHLNHGGTEMGQGLNTKVAQVVAAVFGVPLEQVRITATSTGKVPNTSATAASSGADMNGMAAKIAAETIRQRLVDYAAEEHGVPAEQIAFRESNVLIGNREVLFSDLVKEAYAARIQLSSTGYYRTPKIHWDRASGKGHPFYYFAYGAAVAEVEIDTLTGEYTVERVDILHETGKSLNPAIDIGQIEGGFAQGMGWLTTEELVWDEKGRLRTHAPSTYKIPVASDMPREFNVRLADWARANEPTVFRSKAVGEPPFMLAMSVFHALSDAVASVAHHMIHPRLDAPATPERILMAVERLRAEAKTES